A single region of the Solwaraspora sp. WMMD406 genome encodes:
- a CDS encoding type I-E CRISPR-associated protein Cas6/Cse3/CasE, which translates to MTAWLTRISPDLRHPAARRDLRDVTAVHRRVMSLVPDNLGDQPRHQAGVLFRLDHTTTGPALLIQTTMAPDPGRLPDGYGTVQTRDISPLLDALTTGMAVHYRIAANASKRAWKGDNAGKVVALSGSHAEQWWHRKADAHGLTLRLINAQPQPAAVGRTIPVRHAITLFEGHAFISDPDQARAAVMSGIGRGRSFGCGLLSLAPAR; encoded by the coding sequence GTGACCGCCTGGCTGACCCGGATCTCACCCGACCTGCGACACCCTGCTGCACGCCGCGACCTTCGCGACGTCACCGCCGTTCACCGCAGGGTGATGTCACTAGTGCCGGACAACCTGGGCGACCAGCCACGCCACCAGGCCGGCGTGCTGTTCCGGCTCGACCACACCACCACCGGCCCGGCACTGCTGATCCAGACCACCATGGCACCCGACCCCGGCCGGCTGCCCGACGGCTACGGCACCGTCCAGACCCGCGACATCTCCCCACTGCTCGACGCCCTGACCACCGGGATGGCCGTGCACTACCGGATCGCCGCCAACGCGTCGAAACGCGCGTGGAAAGGCGACAACGCCGGCAAAGTAGTAGCTCTGTCCGGCTCACACGCCGAACAGTGGTGGCACCGCAAAGCCGACGCCCACGGACTGACCCTGCGCCTGATCAACGCCCAACCACAACCCGCCGCGGTCGGCCGCACGATCCCCGTCCGCCACGCCATCACCCTGTTCGAAGGCCACGCGTTCATCTCCGACCCCGACCAGGCACGCGCCGCCGTCATGTCCGGCATCGGACGCGGTCGCTCCTTCGGCTGCGGACTACTCAGCCTGGCTCCCGCGCGATGA
- the cas5e gene encoding type I-E CRISPR-associated protein Cas5/CasD yields MTGLLLRLAGPMQSWGDHSTFSVRDTATVPTRSAMTGLIAAALGRRRGEPIDDLAATHFTIRVDRPGTLMYDFHTVGGGLPTDRTVPTAEGKRRQPGTATIVSRRYYLADAVFTVAVTGPDTLITRIHEALTNPVWAPYLGRRSCPVEHPFLLTGPISDAADRLDDLPLHRRRPADDEATVPVDFVTETPGGDGAASRMTLNDVPVDLHPHRRRYLTRQVHITTRALPADLCAGTGAHYLDALDAYLQGAGT; encoded by the coding sequence GTGACCGGTCTGCTGCTGCGGCTGGCCGGACCGATGCAGTCCTGGGGCGACCACAGCACCTTCAGCGTCCGGGACACCGCCACCGTCCCCACCCGCTCGGCGATGACCGGCCTCATCGCCGCCGCCCTCGGACGACGCCGCGGCGAGCCGATCGACGACCTCGCCGCGACGCACTTCACGATCCGCGTCGACCGGCCCGGAACACTCATGTACGACTTCCACACCGTCGGCGGCGGCCTGCCCACCGACCGGACCGTGCCGACCGCCGAGGGCAAACGACGCCAACCCGGCACCGCGACGATCGTCTCCCGCCGCTACTACCTCGCCGACGCCGTGTTCACCGTCGCTGTCACCGGCCCAGACACCCTCATCACCCGCATACACGAGGCGCTGACCAACCCCGTCTGGGCCCCCTACCTCGGACGCCGGTCCTGCCCGGTGGAACACCCCTTCCTCCTGACCGGCCCGATCAGCGACGCGGCCGACCGCCTCGACGACCTCCCACTGCACCGCCGCCGCCCGGCGGACGACGAGGCCACCGTGCCGGTCGACTTCGTCACCGAGACACCCGGCGGCGACGGCGCCGCGAGCCGGATGACCCTCAACGATGTCCCCGTGGACCTGCACCCCCACCGGCGCCGATACCTCACCCGCCAGGTTCACATCACCACCCGCGCCCTGCCGGCCGATCTGTGCGCCGGCACCGGGGCCCACTATCTGGACGCTCTCGACGCATACCTGCAAGGAGCCGGAACGTGA
- the cas7e gene encoding type I-E CRISPR-associated protein Cas7/Cse4/CasC, with the protein MTARYVEIHLLQTVPYANLNRDDLGSPKTVRFGYAERTRVSSQCWKRAVREELEASSGDAAKRTRRLPQAVQTRLTDRGWEPELATYAAAQVMATLTTIAVKVDGFKVDKDTGEAQVLFYLPERAFDELADLCVEHRERLTGLRAGTVKLKKGEAPLPADGVREVMGRRNDVINLFGRMLAELPGTNVDGAVQVAHAFTTHATDPQVDFFTAVDDLKADADQTGSGHMNSAEFSAGTFYRYASVNLDDLVANLDDRATAIELTAAFLSAFITAMPQAKKNSTAPFTVPDLAYITVRADRPVSLAAAFETPVRASWDSGYADASRQRLADYANRIHRLLGERGRIFHGHATIDDKGLEHLGDACPSFDSLITAAVDHVRTR; encoded by the coding sequence ATGACCGCCCGATACGTCGAGATCCACCTGCTGCAGACCGTTCCGTACGCCAACCTCAACCGCGATGACCTGGGCTCGCCGAAGACGGTGCGGTTCGGATACGCCGAACGGACCCGCGTGTCCAGCCAATGCTGGAAACGCGCCGTCCGGGAAGAGCTGGAGGCCTCCTCGGGCGACGCGGCCAAGCGCACCCGGCGCCTGCCGCAGGCCGTGCAGACGCGTCTGACCGATCGGGGCTGGGAGCCCGAGCTGGCAACCTACGCGGCGGCGCAGGTCATGGCCACACTCACCACGATCGCGGTTAAGGTCGACGGTTTCAAGGTCGACAAGGACACCGGTGAGGCGCAGGTGCTGTTCTACCTGCCCGAGCGGGCCTTCGACGAGCTGGCCGACCTGTGTGTCGAGCACCGTGAACGGCTCACCGGTCTACGGGCGGGGACGGTCAAACTCAAGAAGGGGGAAGCGCCGCTACCGGCCGACGGCGTCCGCGAGGTGATGGGCCGCCGCAACGACGTGATCAACCTGTTCGGGCGGATGCTGGCGGAGCTGCCCGGCACCAACGTCGACGGCGCTGTCCAGGTCGCCCACGCGTTCACCACCCACGCCACCGACCCGCAGGTCGACTTCTTCACCGCAGTGGACGACCTCAAAGCCGACGCCGACCAGACCGGCAGCGGGCACATGAACAGCGCCGAGTTCAGCGCCGGTACGTTCTACCGGTACGCCAGCGTCAACCTCGACGACCTCGTCGCCAACCTCGACGACCGTGCCACGGCGATCGAGCTCACCGCGGCGTTCCTGTCGGCGTTCATCACCGCCATGCCGCAGGCCAAGAAAAACTCCACCGCACCGTTTACGGTCCCCGACCTGGCCTACATCACGGTCCGGGCCGACCGGCCGGTATCCCTGGCCGCCGCCTTCGAGACCCCGGTACGCGCATCGTGGGACAGCGGCTACGCCGACGCGTCGCGCCAACGACTCGCCGACTACGCCAATCGGATCCACCGGCTCCTCGGCGAGCGCGGCCGGATCTTCCACGGCCACGCCACGATCGACGACAAGGGGCTGGAACACCTCGGCGACGCCTGCCCAAGCTTCGACAGCCTGATCACCGCCGCCGTCGACCATGTGAGGACGCGGTGA
- the casB gene encoding type I-E CRISPR-associated protein Cse2/CasB codes for MTSTDVEQRPSDRFVSRVTERCARDRGQRAALRRGLRRPPEQAHTMHAVVAPLLPAGVSREHEYAYYAVAAMIAGATRDRADTDTASETSGQDVDEVTEETDGPGADGGPPTRANLGASLAWAVCRPGTGRRAMNRAAAEKRLHLLVRQGYPGVYQQLAGVVRYIGAVEVEVNWAQLLEDLCQWRYRRDWVAKRWLQSFYRVLHQADRRAARRDPNLEESA; via the coding sequence GTGACATCCACAGATGTCGAACAACGGCCGTCTGACAGGTTCGTCAGCAGGGTCACCGAGCGGTGCGCCCGTGACCGCGGCCAGCGGGCCGCGTTACGGCGCGGTCTGCGTCGCCCCCCGGAGCAGGCACACACGATGCACGCGGTCGTCGCGCCGCTGCTACCCGCCGGGGTGTCCAGAGAGCACGAGTACGCCTACTACGCGGTGGCGGCGATGATCGCCGGGGCCACCCGGGACCGGGCGGACACCGACACGGCTAGTGAGACCTCTGGACAGGACGTCGATGAGGTCACTGAGGAAACCGACGGGCCGGGCGCTGACGGCGGGCCGCCCACCAGGGCCAATCTGGGGGCGTCGCTGGCGTGGGCGGTGTGCCGGCCGGGCACAGGCCGTCGGGCGATGAACCGGGCCGCCGCCGAGAAGCGGCTGCATCTGCTGGTCCGGCAAGGCTATCCGGGCGTGTACCAGCAGCTGGCCGGCGTCGTCCGCTACATCGGCGCGGTCGAGGTCGAGGTGAACTGGGCACAGCTTCTCGAGGATCTCTGCCAGTGGCGGTACCGCCGTGACTGGGTCGCCAAACGGTGGCTTCAGTCGTTCTACCGCGTCCTGCACCAAGCCGACCGCCGCGCCGCGCGGCGCGACCCCAACCTGGAGGAATCAGCATGA
- the casA gene encoding type I-E CRISPR-associated protein Cse1/CasA yields MTKSFDLVDRPWIPVVARGESVLVGLRELFVRAACFEDMVLPVPPAASGLWRILYAITARVTGLDSVGGAQWRRRQDLVLDQGAFVAEEVDAYFAKYRGRFDLFDSVRPWLQDPRLAVECPRSSGVNKLVFDRPAGNTQVWFGHHTDADAVALPAGEAAWYLIAQLYYGASGRCSSREVAGQRFANSNAGPLRGAMSYHPLGENLFESLVVGVPPGRTGQNEEPDLCPWERDELPDPLAVPWSASWPCGALTGRARHAVLLVPDGAGEAVTDAYVTWSWRLPGPEQDDPYVVRRQKKEGGWYQLPADGSRALWRDVDALLGGSSEITSHRPDIMITAADLGLDGRIRAYGFDQDGQAKDRQWFTAVTPPVLGWLRERDPVTADGVAVLTRAAETIGRRVGTSLRQAWRDVANVKDRDGPWARTGEAYYWARAEAVFWKHVGEGRFTDGGRAFARLGHEAIDYAADGEASPPRIVRAVQTAHRLLSTPAKKGSAT; encoded by the coding sequence ATGACGAAATCGTTCGATCTGGTCGATCGGCCGTGGATTCCGGTGGTGGCCCGCGGTGAGTCCGTGCTGGTCGGGCTCCGGGAGTTGTTTGTCCGCGCGGCGTGCTTCGAGGACATGGTGTTGCCGGTGCCGCCGGCGGCGTCGGGGCTGTGGCGGATCCTGTACGCGATCACTGCCCGGGTGACCGGGCTGGACTCTGTGGGCGGGGCGCAGTGGCGGCGGCGTCAGGATCTGGTGCTGGATCAGGGGGCGTTTGTCGCGGAGGAGGTGGACGCCTATTTCGCGAAGTACCGGGGACGGTTCGATCTGTTCGACTCTGTCCGGCCGTGGTTGCAGGATCCTCGGCTGGCCGTGGAGTGTCCGAGGTCGTCGGGTGTGAACAAGTTGGTGTTCGACCGACCGGCCGGGAACACGCAGGTGTGGTTCGGACATCACACGGACGCTGACGCGGTGGCGCTGCCGGCGGGGGAGGCTGCCTGGTATCTGATCGCGCAGTTGTATTACGGCGCGTCGGGCCGGTGCAGCAGTCGTGAGGTGGCGGGTCAACGGTTCGCCAACAGCAACGCTGGGCCGTTGCGGGGTGCCATGTCGTACCACCCGCTCGGCGAGAACTTGTTCGAGTCACTGGTCGTGGGGGTTCCGCCCGGGAGGACGGGGCAGAACGAGGAGCCCGATCTGTGTCCCTGGGAGCGGGATGAGCTGCCGGATCCGCTCGCTGTTCCGTGGTCGGCGTCGTGGCCGTGCGGGGCGTTGACCGGTCGGGCACGGCACGCGGTGCTGCTTGTGCCCGACGGGGCTGGGGAGGCGGTGACGGACGCCTACGTGACCTGGTCGTGGCGTCTTCCCGGCCCGGAGCAGGACGACCCGTATGTGGTGCGGCGGCAGAAAAAGGAGGGCGGCTGGTATCAGCTTCCGGCCGACGGCTCCCGGGCGTTGTGGCGTGACGTCGATGCCCTGCTGGGCGGTAGCAGCGAGATCACGTCTCATCGCCCCGACATCATGATCACCGCGGCGGATCTCGGGCTGGACGGGCGGATACGGGCGTACGGGTTCGACCAGGACGGGCAGGCCAAGGACCGGCAGTGGTTCACGGCGGTGACGCCACCGGTCCTGGGGTGGCTTCGGGAGCGTGACCCGGTCACGGCTGACGGGGTGGCCGTGTTGACCCGGGCGGCGGAGACGATCGGCCGGCGGGTGGGCACGTCGTTGCGGCAGGCGTGGCGGGACGTGGCCAACGTGAAGGACCGCGACGGCCCGTGGGCTCGCACGGGCGAGGCGTACTACTGGGCGCGCGCGGAGGCGGTGTTCTGGAAGCACGTCGGTGAGGGCCGGTTCACCGACGGCGGCCGGGCGTTCGCCCGCCTCGGGCACGAGGCCATCGACTACGCCGCGGACGGTGAGGCGAGTCCACCCCGGATCGTGCGAGCCGTTCAGACGGCGCACCGGCTGCTGTCCACTCCAGCGAAGAAAGGATCCGCCACGTGA
- the cas3 gene encoding CRISPR-associated helicase Cas3' codes for MSADREWVDAGIWGKSKGLVRPYPVVWHLIDAAAVAGVLWDRYLAANQRRIIVEGLAVDEGHARSLIMFWAGLHDVGKAIPGFQEKNEAAFTALCRGGDYGDGRVDCSLAHDVAGQLALPGLLGALGYPQSGRRASDRMAYRVGQVVGGHHGRFHQTSGPHGGRLQLGGGAWARQREALVRVVHGAVGSPTPPAAADAAACVLITGLVILADWLASQEHFLRRQLSRVPELATVESAAAHLSELTDPAVALVDEAGLGIPSYRAAGFADLFPHRPNALQRSIIDELLPVVNGPGLLVVTAATGDGKTEAGLVSARRLAEVCGAGGFFFALPTMATSDEMYRRVREFAVKLADGPAPVTLLHSMSWLNAEYEARAAAEVDESGVVVSDDPGGHVVAPEWLRGRKRGLLAPMAVGTIDQALLAALTTRHNALRLLGLSGKVFIVDEAHSYDEYMSALLRRLLNWLGRYGCPVVLLSATLPSSQAAALVQAYQEGAGTEPERVAVPYPGWSFVPAAKGGVVTISSAARERVVAGRTMRFGVDVRAVRHVTGPDANPLDRRDVLRQVLAPVASVGGCAAVVCNTVNDAQRTWRLVRNWAPTGVDVLLLHSRFPARRREEITAQITGRLGRDGDRSVPVIVVATQVIEQSLDLDFDLLVTDLAPMAQLLQRAGRCQRHLRVRPSWAAGPRVVVLDPRDASGEGHVRPAAWGEVYSRYLLRATHLRLAGIDSIAVPESVQEHVEAVYVPGLIVDDPVLSAEYDEYWAQGRAKQGVAELGVIPHPAEVADLAVLSHNETPEWRATTRLGADSDRILCCYLDEDGQQWLDPHRRVALPRRGSGSGGRFRNTEVRTILQETIPVRADLLRGYEPALALPPSWGDNGWLKDLRPLWFQIGTDGAQPAVWGNRTAHLDQELGLVVSVSD; via the coding sequence GTGAGCGCCGATCGGGAGTGGGTCGATGCTGGGATCTGGGGGAAGTCTAAGGGGCTGGTGCGGCCGTACCCGGTGGTCTGGCATCTGATCGATGCGGCTGCGGTGGCGGGTGTGTTGTGGGATCGATACCTGGCGGCGAATCAGCGCAGGATCATCGTGGAGGGGTTGGCTGTTGATGAGGGTCACGCCAGGTCGTTGATCATGTTCTGGGCCGGGTTGCATGATGTCGGTAAGGCGATACCTGGGTTCCAGGAAAAGAACGAGGCGGCGTTCACCGCGCTGTGCCGAGGCGGCGACTATGGGGACGGTCGCGTTGATTGCTCGTTGGCGCATGACGTCGCTGGTCAGCTGGCGTTGCCGGGGCTTCTGGGGGCGCTTGGGTATCCGCAGTCGGGGCGCCGGGCCAGTGACCGTATGGCGTACCGGGTGGGGCAGGTCGTCGGTGGGCACCATGGTCGTTTTCATCAGACCAGTGGTCCTCATGGTGGGCGTCTGCAGTTGGGTGGGGGCGCTTGGGCTCGGCAGCGTGAGGCTTTGGTTCGGGTGGTTCATGGTGCGGTGGGTTCGCCGACGCCGCCAGCGGCAGCGGACGCTGCGGCCTGTGTCCTGATCACAGGGCTTGTGATCTTGGCGGACTGGTTGGCCAGTCAGGAGCACTTTCTACGTCGGCAGTTGTCGCGGGTGCCGGAGTTGGCGACGGTGGAGTCCGCAGCGGCTCATCTATCGGAGTTGACCGATCCGGCTGTGGCTCTGGTCGATGAGGCCGGGTTGGGGATTCCCTCGTATCGCGCGGCCGGGTTCGCCGATTTGTTCCCGCATCGTCCGAATGCGCTTCAACGGTCGATCATCGACGAGTTGCTGCCCGTGGTGAATGGTCCGGGGCTGCTGGTCGTGACGGCGGCGACAGGGGACGGCAAGACGGAAGCGGGGTTGGTGTCGGCTCGCCGGTTGGCTGAGGTGTGCGGGGCCGGTGGCTTCTTCTTCGCGTTGCCGACGATGGCGACGTCCGACGAGATGTATCGCCGGGTTCGGGAGTTCGCGGTGAAGCTGGCTGACGGTCCGGCACCGGTGACGCTGTTGCACAGCATGTCGTGGCTGAACGCCGAGTATGAGGCACGGGCGGCTGCTGAGGTCGACGAGTCGGGCGTGGTGGTGTCCGACGACCCCGGCGGTCATGTGGTGGCGCCGGAGTGGCTGCGTGGCCGTAAGCGTGGCCTGTTGGCTCCGATGGCGGTGGGGACGATCGATCAGGCGCTGCTGGCCGCTTTGACCACCAGGCACAACGCGCTGCGGTTGTTGGGCCTGTCGGGCAAGGTGTTCATCGTCGATGAGGCGCACTCCTACGACGAGTACATGAGCGCGTTGTTGCGGCGGTTGTTGAACTGGTTGGGTAGGTACGGCTGCCCGGTGGTGTTGCTGTCGGCGACGCTGCCGTCGTCGCAGGCGGCCGCTCTTGTCCAGGCGTATCAGGAGGGTGCCGGCACGGAGCCGGAGCGGGTGGCCGTGCCGTATCCGGGGTGGTCGTTCGTGCCCGCCGCGAAGGGTGGCGTGGTCACGATCTCCTCGGCCGCGCGTGAGCGGGTCGTGGCGGGCCGGACGATGCGGTTCGGCGTTGACGTCCGTGCGGTCCGGCATGTCACGGGGCCGGACGCGAATCCGTTGGATCGTCGTGATGTTCTACGGCAGGTGCTGGCTCCGGTGGCGTCGGTCGGTGGCTGCGCCGCGGTGGTCTGTAACACGGTCAACGACGCTCAGCGGACCTGGCGTCTGGTGCGGAACTGGGCGCCGACCGGCGTGGATGTGCTGCTGTTGCATTCCCGGTTCCCGGCTCGTCGGCGAGAGGAGATCACGGCGCAGATCACCGGCAGGTTGGGCAGGGACGGGGACCGGTCGGTTCCGGTGATCGTGGTCGCGACTCAGGTGATCGAGCAGTCTCTGGATCTGGACTTCGATCTGTTGGTGACCGACCTCGCGCCGATGGCCCAGCTGCTGCAGCGGGCGGGCCGGTGTCAGCGTCACCTGCGGGTGAGGCCGTCGTGGGCCGCGGGGCCGCGGGTGGTGGTGCTCGACCCGCGGGACGCGTCCGGTGAGGGGCATGTCCGGCCGGCGGCGTGGGGCGAGGTGTATTCGCGGTACCTGCTGCGGGCCACGCATCTTCGTCTGGCGGGGATCGACAGTATCGCCGTTCCGGAGTCGGTGCAGGAGCATGTGGAGGCGGTGTACGTTCCAGGGCTGATCGTCGACGACCCGGTGCTGAGCGCGGAGTACGACGAGTATTGGGCGCAGGGAAGGGCGAAGCAAGGGGTGGCGGAGCTGGGGGTCATCCCGCACCCGGCGGAGGTCGCCGACCTGGCCGTGTTGAGCCACAACGAGACCCCTGAGTGGCGGGCGACGACCCGTCTGGGAGCCGACTCCGACCGGATCCTCTGCTGCTACCTCGACGAGGACGGCCAGCAATGGCTGGATCCACACCGACGGGTCGCGCTGCCGCGGCGAGGCTCCGGTTCTGGCGGTCGGTTCAGGAACACCGAGGTGAGGACCATCCTGCAGGAGACCATCCCGGTACGGGCGGACCTTCTGCGGGGCTACGAGCCCGCTCTGGCCCTGCCGCCGAGCTGGGGTGACAACGGCTGGCTCAAGGACCTGCGACCGCTGTGGTTCCAGATTGGCACGGACGGTGCGCAGCCGGCTGTCTGGGGCAACAGGACGGCCCACCTCGACCAAGAACTCGGCCTCGTCGTCTCCGTATCGGATTAG
- a CDS encoding IS3 family transposase (programmed frameshift) — MPAPKKYSDELRERATRLALDARRDPASAVGAIRRIADQLGVHPEALRVWVKQAETDAGDRPGTTSGDADRIAALEREVRELRRANQILKSAAFFLRGGAGPAVAMRVEFVDSQKAEHGVQPVLRALEDTPAGIAPSTYHAAKARPASARSRRDEELTAMIEQVHAANYGVYGARKIWHELHRQGVDVARCTVERLMRAAGLRGLLRDRSPRTTRPAAETSRPADLVERDFTAAGPNRLWVADLTYVRTAVGWVYAAFVLDVYSRMIVGWQVSTSLYTDLALDALKMAIWRRENQGADLGGLVHHSDRGVQYRAIRYSQRLAEAGAVASVGSRGDSYDNAMAEAFNSLYKAELVRNTGPWRGLDDLEMATVEYIDWYNNRRLHGELGHVPPAEYEALHAMTRPVTTPLKTR, encoded by the exons ATGCCCGCACCGAAGAAGTACTCCGACGAGCTGCGTGAGCGCGCGACCCGGTTGGCCCTCGACGCACGCCGGGACCCGGCGTCCGCTGTCGGCGCGATCCGGCGGATCGCCGACCAGCTCGGCGTGCACCCCGAGGCGCTGCGGGTCTGGGTGAAGCAGGCCGAGACCGACGCCGGCGACCGTCCGGGCACCACCAGCGGCGACGCCGACCGCATCGCCGCGCTGGAACGGGAGGTCCGTGAGCTGCGGCGGGCGAACCAGATCCTGAAATCCGCAGCGT TCTTTCTTCGCGGCGGAGCTGGACCGGCCGTCGCGATGAGAGTGGAGTTCGTCGACTCCCAGAAGGCCGAACACGGTGTCCAGCCGGTCCTGCGGGCGCTTGAAGACACGCCAGCCGGGATCGCACCATCGACCTACCACGCCGCCAAGGCCCGCCCCGCCTCGGCCCGATCACGGCGCGACGAAGAGCTGACCGCGATGATCGAACAGGTCCACGCTGCCAACTACGGCGTCTACGGGGCCCGCAAGATCTGGCACGAGCTGCACCGGCAGGGCGTCGACGTGGCCCGGTGCACGGTCGAGCGGCTGATGCGCGCCGCCGGGCTGCGTGGGCTGCTGCGCGACAGGTCACCGCGCACGACCCGGCCCGCCGCCGAGACCAGCCGGCCCGCTGACCTGGTCGAACGCGACTTCACCGCGGCGGGCCCGAATCGGCTGTGGGTCGCCGACCTGACCTATGTGCGTACCGCCGTGGGTTGGGTGTACGCCGCGTTCGTCCTCGACGTGTACTCCCGGATGATCGTCGGCTGGCAGGTCTCGACGTCGCTCTACACGGATCTGGCGCTCGACGCGCTGAAAATGGCGATCTGGCGCCGCGAGAATCAGGGCGCTGACCTGGGCGGACTCGTGCACCACTCCGACCGGGGAGTCCAGTATCGAGCGATTCGCTACAGCCAACGGCTCGCCGAGGCGGGCGCCGTCGCCTCGGTCGGCTCCCGGGGCGACTCGTACGACAACGCCATGGCCGAGGCGTTCAACTCCCTGTACAAGGCCGAACTCGTCCGCAACACCGGTCCGTGGCGCGGTCTCGACGACCTGGAGATGGCCACCGTCGAGTACATCGACTGGTACAACAACCGACGGCTCCACGGCGAGCTCGGACACGTCCCGCCCGCCGAGTACGAAGCGCTACACGCGATGACCCGACCGGTCACCACACCCCTGAAAACCAGATAA
- the istB gene encoding IS21-like element helper ATPase IstB, giving the protein MTTTTPPRTSTPRDGMPSMISYLTRVLKTPTIGAVWEELAEQARDQNWSHEEYLAALLQRQVADRESKGTTMRVRTAHFPQVKTLEDFNLDHLPSLRRDVLAHLATSTFVPKAENVILLGPPGLGKTHLAIGLGVKACQAGYSVLFDTASNWIARIAAAHQQNRLEAELKKIRRYRLIIIDEVGYIPFDQDAANLFFQLIASRYEVGSVMVTSNLPFGRWGETFSDDVVAAAMIDRLVHHAEVLTLTGDSYRTRQRRELLAKENRTSRD; this is encoded by the coding sequence GTGACCACCACCACGCCACCACGGACCAGCACACCCAGGGACGGGATGCCGTCGATGATCTCCTACCTGACCAGAGTGCTGAAGACACCCACCATCGGCGCCGTCTGGGAGGAACTGGCCGAACAGGCCCGGGACCAGAACTGGTCCCACGAGGAGTACCTGGCCGCCCTGCTGCAACGTCAGGTCGCCGACCGGGAGTCCAAAGGCACCACGATGCGGGTCCGCACCGCCCACTTCCCCCAGGTCAAAACCCTGGAAGACTTCAACCTCGACCACCTGCCGTCGCTCCGCCGCGACGTCCTGGCCCACCTGGCCACCAGCACGTTCGTCCCCAAGGCGGAGAACGTGATCCTGCTGGGTCCACCCGGACTCGGCAAGACACACCTGGCGATCGGACTCGGCGTCAAAGCCTGCCAGGCCGGCTACTCGGTCCTGTTCGACACCGCCAGCAACTGGATCGCCCGCATCGCCGCCGCCCACCAACAGAACCGTCTGGAAGCAGAGCTGAAGAAGATCCGCCGCTACCGGCTGATCATCATCGACGAGGTCGGGTACATCCCGTTCGACCAGGACGCCGCGAACCTGTTCTTCCAGCTGATCGCCTCACGCTACGAGGTCGGCTCGGTCATGGTCACCTCGAACCTGCCCTTCGGCCGCTGGGGCGAGACGTTCTCCGACGACGTCGTGGCCGCCGCGATGATCGACCGCCTCGTCCACCACGCCGAGGTCCTCACCCTCACCGGCGACTCCTACCGCACCCGCCAACGCCGCGAGCTCCTCGCCAAGGAAAACCGCACCAGCCGCGACTGA
- the istA gene encoding IS21 family transposase, with protein MLKVEDWAEIRRLHRAEGVPIREIARRLGVARNTVRAALASDRPPKYEREPRGSVVDPYEPRIRALLTEWPRMPGPVIAERIKWPYSMPPLRRRLAVIRPEYVGVDPVDRTVYEPGEIAQCDLWFPDTAIPVAAGQSRTKLPVLVITLGFSRFMTAVMIPSRQAGDILSGMWRLISQLRRVPKTLVWDRESAIGGTGRVSAPAAAFAGTLATRIRLAPRRDPEFKGMVERTNGFLETSFMPGRLFTSPADFNTQLDDWLAGANARTVRSVQGRPVDLLATDYLSMIPLPPVQPPTGLTNRVRLGRDYYVRVDTVDYSVDPRSIGRLVDVNASLDTVTVSCDGQAVAHHDRSWARHGLVTDPVHKDTAQRLRQAFTEERHRRQVSVRHHSDGHTVALRALPDYDALFGVDFTNLTTKASHQ; from the coding sequence GTGCTGAAAGTGGAGGACTGGGCTGAAATACGCCGGTTGCATCGTGCGGAGGGCGTACCCATCAGGGAGATCGCCCGCCGGCTGGGAGTGGCCCGCAACACGGTCCGGGCGGCGTTGGCCAGCGACCGGCCGCCGAAGTACGAACGTGAGCCACGAGGCTCGGTCGTCGACCCCTACGAGCCACGGATCAGGGCGTTGCTGACCGAGTGGCCACGGATGCCCGGGCCGGTGATCGCCGAGCGGATCAAGTGGCCCTACTCGATGCCGCCGTTACGCAGACGGCTGGCGGTGATCCGGCCGGAGTACGTCGGTGTGGACCCGGTCGACCGGACCGTCTACGAGCCGGGCGAGATCGCCCAGTGCGACCTGTGGTTTCCCGACACCGCGATCCCGGTCGCGGCGGGCCAGTCACGCACGAAGCTACCGGTGCTGGTCATCACCCTGGGGTTCTCCCGGTTCATGACCGCCGTGATGATCCCGTCCCGGCAGGCCGGCGACATCCTGTCCGGGATGTGGCGGCTGATCTCGCAGCTGCGGCGGGTGCCGAAAACCCTGGTGTGGGACCGGGAATCCGCGATCGGCGGGACCGGACGGGTCTCGGCGCCGGCGGCGGCGTTCGCCGGAACCCTGGCCACGCGCATCCGGCTGGCTCCCCGCCGCGATCCGGAGTTCAAAGGCATGGTCGAACGCACCAACGGATTCCTGGAGACCTCGTTCATGCCCGGCCGGCTGTTCACCTCACCCGCCGATTTCAACACCCAGCTCGACGACTGGCTGGCCGGGGCCAACGCCCGCACCGTCCGCTCGGTCCAGGGCCGCCCGGTGGACCTGCTGGCCACCGACTACCTGTCGATGATCCCGCTGCCGCCGGTGCAACCCCCGACCGGGCTGACCAACCGCGTCCGGCTCGGACGTGACTACTACGTCCGCGTCGACACCGTCGACTACTCCGTCGACCCGCGCTCGATCGGCCGCCTCGTCGACGTGAACGCCTCACTGGACACCGTGACGGTGTCCTGCGACGGCCAGGCCGTCGCCCACCACGACCGGTCCTGGGCCAGACACGGCCTCGTCACCGACCCGGTCCACAAGGACACCGCGCAACGCCTGCGTCAGGCCTTCACCGAGGAACGCCACCGCCGCCAGGTGTCCGTGCGCCACCACAGCGACGGTCACACCGTCGCGCTGCGGGCGCTACCGGACTACGACGCCCTGTTCGGCGTCGACTTCACCAACCTCACGACGAAAGCGAGCCACCAGTGA